The following proteins come from a genomic window of Montipora foliosa isolate CH-2021 chromosome 2, ASM3666993v2, whole genome shotgun sequence:
- the LOC137987911 gene encoding uncharacterized protein produces MDVPSDGDTIRLKDLLNSMGLVQRVKRPTHIHGHTLNLLITRQADGIVDGEPLPERHFSDHATVICNLSVMKPAPRIKHAEYRKLKSIDITKLREAICNSQLHQDPPDDLNMLLDCCNTTLKSLLDKHAPVCSRHVITRPRPPLFTDNIIQARRDRKKAERRWRKTRLPSDLIVFKVKRNYVVHLMNEAKCTHYRQFTDENSSDQSKLFRASKSLLNLQEDKSLPPNTNASVLANEMGEYFIHKVVAIRSKLAGDAVPHAVSTECAPRGSSSTDDVVTL; encoded by the coding sequence ATGGACGTTCCGTCGGATGGTGACACCATCCGGCTCAAGGACCTGTTGAACTCAATGGGTCTGGTCCAGCGTGTTAAACGACCCACTCACATACATGGCCACACCTTAAACTTACTTATCACACGGCAGGCCGATGGTATTGTGGATGGTGAGCCCCTTCCGGAGAGACATTTCTCTGACCATGCTACCGTGATATGTAACCTAAGCGTGATGAAGCCTGCGCCGAGAATTAAGCATGCTGAATACAGGAAACTCAAATCAATTGACATAACCAAGTTGAGAGAAGCTATTTGTAACTCCCAGCTACATCAAGATCCGCCTGATGATTTGAACATGCTGCTCGACTGTTGTAACACGACTTTAAAATCGCTATTAGACAAACACGCGCCGGTTTGTTCTCGTCATGTCATCACTCGACCCAGGCCCCCATTGTTTACTGATAACATAATTCAGGCTCGAAGGGACAGGAAGAAGGCCGAGAGAAGATGGAGGAAAACTAGACTACCATCAGATCTTATAGTATTCAAAGTTAAGCGGAATTATGTTGTACATCTGATGAACGAAGCTAAGTGTACTCATTACAGGCAATTTACTGACGAGAACAGTTCGGACCAATCAAAGCTGTTCCGGGCTAGTAAGAGTCTATTAAATCTGCAAGAGGACAAGTCTCTTCCACCAAATACTAACGCCTCTGTTCTCGCAAATGAGATGGGTGAATACTTCATCCATAAAGTAGTTGCTATAAGATCAAAGTTAGCCGGTGACGCCGTCCCTCATGCTGTTTCTACTGAGTGTGCGCCTCGCGGTTCATCGAGTACTGATGACGTTGTCACGCTGTGA